In the Periophthalmus magnuspinnatus isolate fPerMag1 chromosome 4, fPerMag1.2.pri, whole genome shotgun sequence genome, one interval contains:
- the r3hdm4 gene encoding R3H domain-containing protein 4: MVVLTDNHEDEDYILMPEERKSVSLPCSPAKRVSPKKKQFYINQAIRNSDLIQRAKGKKSQRRQENTRYLANLLEKEECCLDDLELGSNPAIPTIFTEACINGNYAERWSNFMKCSGEEQEQLLGLLEQEQAQRRSGGRFLQDHRNVNPAFSAHDCFQRIDRRLRATLRKRQVPIGTVEVLEEKLLSFFNTQPTSVYTTSLSSSFERLLLHAVCQYMDLVSLSTDSNGSRQTEVVNKQSQFLPPSLLLSAYLERMS; this comes from the exons ATGGTCGTTCTAACGGATAACCATGAAGATGAGGACTATAT CCTGATGCCTGAGGAGCGTAAATCTGTCTCCTTGCCCTGCTCTCCAGCCAAACGAGTGTCCCCCAAAAAGAAACAGTTCTACATCAACCAAGCCATCCGCAACTCAGACCTCATCCAACGTGCCAAAGGCAAGAAGAGCCAGCGGCGGCAGGAGAACA CGCGCTACCTGGCTAACCTCCTGGAGAAAGAAGAATGCTGTTTGGATGATCTGGAGCTGGGGAGTAATCCAGCCATTCCCACCATTTTCACCGAGGCCTGCATCAATGGGAACTATGCAGAG CGCTGGAGCAACTTCATGAAGTGctctggagaggagcaggagcagctgCTGGGGCTGCTAGAGCAGGAGCAGGcccagaggaggagtggaggaagaTTTCTCCAGGACCACAGGAACG TAAACCCAGCCTTCAGTGCTCATGACTGCTTCCAGAGGATCGACCGCAGGCTCCGGGCCACACTCAGGAAGAGACAGGTCCCTATT gggaCAGTGGAGGTGCTGGAGGAGAAGCTGCTGAGCTTCTTCAACACTCAACCAACCTCCGTCTACACCACCAGCCTCTCCAGCAG CTTTGAGCGTCTGCTGCTCCATGCCGTGTGCCAGTACATGGACCTGGTTTCTCTCA GCACGGACTCCAATGGCTCACGACAGACTGAAGTGGTGAACAAGCAGAGCCAGTTCCTTCCCCCATCACTGCTGCTGTCGGCCTACCTAGAGAGGATGAGCTGA